The proteins below are encoded in one region of Oncorhynchus nerka isolate Pitt River linkage group LG15, Oner_Uvic_2.0, whole genome shotgun sequence:
- the LOC115142549 gene encoding C-C chemokine receptor type 7-like has product MTAVKDTQILVPALLIWTYFETCFSQSEKMTTEFITDYTDYPTDKTDLDYDHWTQQCQKESNRHFRSWFMPTFYSLICFLGLVGNILVIGTYVYFNRLKTGTDVFLLSLSVADLLFVVSLPFWATNSMTEWVLGLFICKAMHTIYKVSFYSGMFLLASISVDRYFAISKAVSAHRHRSMAVFISKVTSVVIWVMALVFSVPEMSYTNISNKTCTPYTAGSDQVRVAIQVSQMVLGFVLPLLIMAFCYGAIVKTLCQARSFEKNKAIKVIFTLVAVFLLCQVPYNLVLLLTTLDAAKGGSKDCLYDNSLLYAADITQCLAFLRCCLNPFVYALIGVKFRRDLLKLLKDLGCMSQERFFQYTCGKRSSAAAMETETTTTFSP; this is encoded by the exons ATACACAAATCTTAGTACCAGCTCTGCTGATCTGGACCTACTTTGAG ACTTGCTTCTCTCAGAGTGAAAAAATGACTACAGAGTTCATCACTGATTACACTGATTACCCCACAGACAAGACTGACTTGGATTATGATCATTGGACCCAGCAATGCCAGAAGGAATCCAACCGCCACTTCCGCTCCTGGTTCATGCCCACTTTCTACTCCCTCATCTGCTTCCTCGGTCTGGTCGGTAACATCCTGGTGATCGGTACCTACGTCTACTTCAACCGGCTGAAGACCGGGACCGATGTGTTCCTGCTCAGCCTGTCCGTCGCCGACCTGCTGTTTGTCGTGTCGCTGCCCTTCTGGGCGACCAACTCCATGACGGAATGGGTGCTGGGGCTGTTCATCTGCAAGGCAATGCATACCATCTATAAGGTCAGCTTCTACAGCGGCATGTTCCTCCTCGCATCAATCAGCGTGGACAG GTACTTCGCCATCTCCAAGGCCGTCTCTGCCCACCGCCACCGCTCCATGGCAGTGTTCATTAGCAAGGTGACCTCTGTGGTCATCTGGGTGATGGCGCTGGTCTTCTCTGTGCCCGAGATGTCCTACACCAACATCAGCAACAAGACCTGCACCCCCTACACCGCCGGCTCAGACCAGGTGCGCGTGGCCATCCAGGTGAGCCAGATGGTCTTGGGGTTCGTTCTGCCGCTCCTAATCATGGCCTTTTGTTACGGCGCCATTGTGAAGACCCTGTGCCAGGCCCGGAGCTTTGAGAAGAACAAGGCCATCAAGGTGATCTTCACTTTGGTGGCGGTTTTCCTGCTCTGCCAGGTGCCCTATAATCTGGTACTGCTGCTGACCACTCTCGACGCGGCTAAGGGGGGCAGCAAGGACTGCCTCTATGACAACAGCCTCCTCTACGCCGCTgacatcacccagtgcctggctTTCCTGAGGTGCTGCCTCAACCCCTTTGTGTACGCGCTCATCGGGGTGAAGTTCCGCCGCGACCTCCTGAAGCTGCTGAAGGATCTGGGCTGTATGAGCCAGGAGAGATTTTTCCAGTACACCTGCGGCAAGAGGAGCTCAGCGGCCGCCATGGAAACAGAGACCACAACCACTTTCTCCCCCTAA